A genomic window from Chitinophagaceae bacterium includes:
- a CDS encoding NADH-quinone oxidoreductase subunit M: MNLSLLILFPLLTCLGILFSKGLNQVRIIALTGATLQLAAAKILLFFYWQERASGNTDQMLFQSSYSWFAPLNINFHLGVDGISIAMILLTAFVVFAGILVSWKEERMSKEFFFLLTFLALGAYGFFISLDLFTMFFFLEVAVIPKFLLIGIWGSGKKEYSAMKLALMLMGGSALVLVGLLGLYFNTDTGNGAHTFDLLQISQMNIPMEAQRIFFPFAFVGFGIFTALFPFHTWVPDGHSSAPTAASMFLAGISMKLGGYGCLRMATYLMPQAAQEYSWLIVLLATIAIIYGAFATMMQTDLKYINAYSSVSHCGFVLLGIGMLTQTSITGAVMQMVSHGLMTALFFAAIGMIYSRTHTRMVSQLGGVMKIMPFISTVFVLTGLCSLGLPGFSGFVAEMTVFMGSWQRAETFYRIATILACASIVVTAVYILRAVGSAIMGPVVNKEFLTLNDASWNEKLAAVVLLAGIVAIGVAPFWLNDLIHPGAEAIMNSLGRTVMLK; this comes from the coding sequence ATGAACCTTTCACTGCTGATCCTATTTCCCCTGCTCACCTGTCTTGGAATCCTGTTTTCCAAAGGACTGAATCAAGTTCGCATCATTGCTTTAACAGGTGCCACCTTACAACTTGCTGCCGCAAAAATCTTATTGTTTTTCTATTGGCAAGAAAGAGCCTCAGGCAACACAGATCAAATGCTTTTTCAGTCAAGCTATTCCTGGTTCGCACCACTCAATATCAATTTTCATCTTGGCGTAGATGGAATTTCTATCGCCATGATTTTGCTCACCGCATTCGTTGTGTTTGCCGGCATTCTTGTTTCCTGGAAAGAAGAACGCATGAGCAAAGAATTCTTTTTCCTGCTTACTTTTCTTGCACTCGGCGCGTATGGATTTTTTATTTCGCTTGATCTCTTCACCATGTTTTTCTTCCTGGAGGTTGCTGTGATTCCTAAATTTTTATTGATCGGTATCTGGGGCAGCGGCAAAAAGGAATACAGCGCCATGAAACTGGCACTCATGCTCATGGGCGGTTCAGCATTAGTGCTGGTCGGTTTGTTGGGCTTATATTTTAATACAGATACAGGAAACGGAGCACATACTTTCGATCTCCTGCAGATTTCACAGATGAATATTCCAATGGAAGCCCAAAGGATTTTCTTTCCGTTTGCATTTGTCGGTTTTGGAATCTTCACGGCCTTGTTTCCATTTCACACATGGGTGCCAGATGGTCACTCTTCAGCACCTACTGCCGCTTCCATGTTTCTCGCGGGTATTTCTATGAAGCTGGGCGGATACGGGTGTTTAAGAATGGCTACCTATCTGATGCCTCAGGCCGCACAGGAATATTCATGGCTTATTGTACTGCTTGCAACTATTGCTATTATTTACGGAGCATTTGCCACTATGATGCAAACTGATCTTAAATATATCAATGCGTATTCTTCGGTGAGTCACTGCGGTTTTGTTTTGTTAGGCATCGGAATGCTTACGCAAACATCCATCACCGGGGCAGTAATGCAGATGGTTTCTCACGGATTAATGACAGCACTTTTCTTTGCTGCTATCGGCATGATCTATTCAAGAACACATACCAGGATGGTTTCGCAATTGGGCGGCGTGATGAAAATCATGCCTTTCATTTCTACAGTTTTTGTGTTAACAGGATTGTGTTCACTCGGATTGCCCGGTTTCAGCGGATTTGTAGCGGAGATGACAGTATTCATGGGATCATGGCAGCGTGCAGAAACGTTTTACAGGATTGCAACGATACTTGCCTGTGCTTCCATCGTTGTAACTGCTGTGTACATTTTGCGAGCCGTAGGATCAGCCATCATGGGTCCTGTAGTCAATAAAGAATTTTTAACATTGAACGATGCAAGCTGGAATGAAAAGCTGGCAGCAGTAGTGTTACTTGCCGGAATTGTGGCGATTGGTGTTGCGCCGTTTTGGTTGAATGATTTGATTCATCCTGGAGCCGAAGCTATAATGAATAGTTTGGGACGAACGGTGATGTTGAAGTGA
- a CDS encoding NADH-quinone oxidoreductase subunit N — protein MNEIFLLMKSELILTVIIFILLFLKIGWEEVKQESMLNLVNFLLLLNFAAGFFFNREGTLFGDMFVTNSLIALEKNIINLGTLLISLQAYDWLKKHLHAIEFYLLLLSTLLGMYFMISSHNLLMFYLGLELSTIPLAALSNFDLEKRRSSEAAMKFIMSSAFSSGLLLFGISMLYGTTGTLSFSELTPLLTGSPLEIFSFILLIAGFGFKISAVPFHLWTADVYEGSPVAVTSYLSVISKGAILFVMASVLFTVFKPLADAWYNMLFLLSVLTMVIGNLFAIRQNNLKRFLAFSSIAQVGFILIGMSGSSPVATASIIYFVLIYIFSNLGAFGVVALVSSRTGKEDVDDYKGFYQSNPMLALLFTLSLFSLAGIPPTAGFFGKFFLLMSGAGKGNFLLITIAALNMVVSLYYYLRIVKVMFMDQQDTPMEKISITLFPKISLLACMAGIIIIGFTSLLYDYIFSLSPSF, from the coding sequence ATGAATGAGATTTTTCTTTTGATGAAATCAGAGCTGATCTTAACGGTCATCATCTTTATATTGCTCTTTCTGAAAATTGGATGGGAAGAAGTGAAGCAGGAAAGCATGCTCAACCTTGTGAACTTTCTGTTGCTCCTAAACTTCGCTGCAGGATTTTTTTTCAACCGGGAAGGGACATTGTTCGGAGATATGTTCGTTACCAATTCATTAATTGCGCTTGAAAAAAATATAATCAACCTGGGCACTTTACTCATTTCACTACAGGCTTATGACTGGCTGAAGAAGCATTTACATGCAATAGAATTTTATCTGTTGTTGTTATCAACCCTGTTGGGAATGTATTTTATGATCTCCAGCCACAACCTGCTTATGTTTTATCTTGGGTTGGAACTCTCTACTATTCCGCTCGCAGCACTTTCCAATTTTGATTTAGAAAAGCGGCGTTCTTCTGAAGCAGCGATGAAGTTTATCATGTCGTCGGCCTTCTCTTCCGGTTTATTACTCTTTGGTATTTCAATGCTGTATGGAACTACCGGCACGCTGAGTTTTTCTGAATTGACTCCATTATTAACAGGAAGTCCCTTAGAGATTTTTTCATTCATTTTATTGATCGCCGGGTTTGGTTTTAAAATATCAGCCGTTCCATTTCACTTGTGGACGGCCGATGTATATGAAGGTTCGCCTGTTGCGGTTACTTCCTATCTCTCCGTAATTTCAAAGGGCGCGATTCTGTTTGTGATGGCTTCTGTGTTATTTACTGTTTTCAAGCCTTTAGCGGATGCATGGTACAACATGCTCTTCCTGCTTTCGGTTTTAACAATGGTGATCGGAAATCTTTTCGCCATCCGGCAGAATAACCTGAAGCGATTTCTTGCATTTTCTTCCATTGCGCAGGTTGGCTTTATCCTGATTGGTATGTCAGGCAGTTCACCGGTTGCCACAGCATCCATCATTTATTTTGTACTGATTTACATCTTCTCCAATCTTGGAGCGTTTGGGGTAGTTGCTTTGGTAAGTTCCCGAACAGGAAAAGAAGACGTAGATGATTACAAAGGGTTTTATCAATCAAATCCAATGCTTGCACTCCTATTTACGCTTTCTTTGTTTTCTCTTGCAGGCATTCCACCAACAGCAGGGTTCTTCGGAAAATTTTTTCTCTTGATGTCGGGTGCGGGAAAAGGGAACTTTCTCTTGATCACGATTGCAGCGCTCAACATGGTAGTATCATTGTATTATTACCTGCGCATTGTGAAAGTGATGTTTATGGATCAACAGGATACACCGATGGAAAAAATTAGTATCACGCTTTTCCCAAAAATATCGCTGCTTGCCTGCATGGCAGGAATAATCATTATCGGTTTTACTTCACTGTTGTATGATTATATTTTCTCCCTGAGCCCTTCATTTTAA
- a CDS encoding oxidoreductase has translation MALEKWFTAVVTDIIDVTENTKRFFFKVPELEIFHFIPGQFITVDLPIHHKKNHRWRSYSIASAPDGTNQFELVIVHAPHGLGTNYIWKELRAGSALLFKGPSGSFILPNEITEEICLIATGTGIAPYRSMLLDLVRNPRPYRNIYLIFGSRYLKDLLYHEELAAMENKLPRFKFLFSLSRETSPEFNGHKGYVHPLYEELFADKRPAKFYLCGWRNMVDEARERITAMGYDSKSVRVELYG, from the coding sequence ATGGCATTGGAAAAATGGTTCACCGCTGTAGTGACAGATATTATCGATGTGACGGAAAATACCAAACGGTTTTTTTTCAAGGTTCCTGAATTGGAAATTTTCCATTTTATTCCCGGTCAGTTTATTACTGTTGATTTGCCGATTCACCACAAGAAGAATCATCGCTGGCGCAGTTATTCCATTGCATCAGCACCGGATGGCACAAATCAATTTGAATTGGTAATCGTACATGCGCCACATGGCCTTGGTACCAATTATATTTGGAAAGAACTGCGTGCAGGCTCTGCTTTATTATTCAAAGGCCCATCAGGAAGTTTCATACTTCCCAATGAAATTACAGAAGAAATTTGTTTGATCGCAACAGGTACTGGCATAGCACCGTATCGTTCTATGTTACTGGATCTTGTACGTAATCCTCGTCCTTATAGAAATATCTATTTGATCTTCGGATCACGTTATCTGAAAGATTTACTTTACCACGAAGAACTTGCAGCGATGGAAAATAAATTGCCCCGATTCAAATTCCTTTTTTCCCTTAGCAGGGAAACATCACCGGAATTCAACGGACATAAAGGATATGTACATCCTTTGTACGAAGAACTGTTTGCCGACAAACGACCAGCGAAATTTTATTTATGTGGTTGGAGAAACATGGTGGATGAAGCACGCGAACGCATAACAGCAATGGGTTACGATAGCAAATCAGTTCGGGTTGAATTGTATGGATAA
- a CDS encoding PKD domain-containing protein encodes MKKVFLRLVTSFIVLLAVPQFCAAQLDVKITQNPTYPCDIDTSSGTGGGPDCIHVCLGDTVAYTTDGQGQFHWELSGNGTIISGQGTQTVVVVWNSPGTYQVMVIIQGPDGNPKVYHLCVIVEQPPTAVIGFDAGLTIQNGCIKICNNTTINFNSTGSYANILSSDWDFGDGFTTSTTGTTVSHTYTTPGNYIVTLTVHSACCTGTVQYCVNVDPATGPDIFCITPVCGGTEGVKYCTGAVCGTYNWSILGGTGTIQGPNNTNCVLVNWGAGPVGTLSLATTLCTPATCPVATVATVPIMPNGGFIIGGPQLVCAPSVHSYSAPVIPGAQYTWTLFEPCGSTTTTLPTNAPPYIQNITFPCLGQYILTCHMSNDLLDCVGDTSIIINAVGSFSISGPDTICENSTVSFTSLPFNCDWNIPSVGSATNSNNPSFTFSTAGTYTVTATPAFPNVACNSPQTLTVVVLAAPTQATISPNPTVCPGTPYTYTASGSGPGVTYNWSSTGGITFNNATANPVSANIPNIFSSGTITVTPVNSAGCAGIPTTITVNGYATPTPTITGPSAACPDVNTTYNISLSYPGVSNVNITINPANAGVIVNQTLTTVDIKWFVIVPPTATITISETICGNLTGTFTTPTINILPLPTPTAAASGGCVGTNVSLTATGGTGYAWYLATGGASIGSGSPLSTPYVAPGNYYVVATGANGCTKIAYALAAEFPGPTVSNPLGPTTGSCDPLTGLFSPAVTLQTANGPYTFSWSNGGTNFSTTVTTPGTYSVTVTTANGCTKTQSHTILCGCAVPCPTCVDGGTCDLVTGNLLSPTTLTSPAAGSYSWSPGGQTTQTISTIVPGLYSVTVPNPGNLACPTSTTSFYVHCTNDVCPYSGNPVCTANTPIVSQGNPNCNDFTFTTNSNCAGTAVWSFGDGSPGASGNTVTHTYSQIGTYQVCYTFGGNGPCDPGATACTSITVPVAANFSTLVNCNMVQFTDLTNFFSGSISGWLWQFGDPANSTSTLQNPSFTYLNGGTYNVTLTATVGLCQAKITIPVTVVGPIITTSIVTSACNAPVQFTAADNGSNPPVVSWSWNFGDGTFSTDSSPSHTFPPPGPLSYTVTVTATSGAGCSTTASGTVTINPPPAPFNLIYTSPGCGNVLLDAGAGYTSYQWYMSGTAISGQTNQTYTAIASGNYYCVVTDLNGCIIQSNTASIVVNPLPVIVLTASPQPLCTGQVITLNSGLGAGYNVKWFDNLFALLFTGSTYSPGMLPAGTYTYNVIAVDNATGCQSNAAITITINPAPTVTISNSNPAGICAPSAVTLTATGLPASVTYAWSNGAITPVINVYSSGLYTVVVTDPASGCTASAVDNVIIFPLPDLSLLPIGCDSGCINPLADTIHGPPGMSMYDWQINGVNVSNLQDLGLNPGNLPNYGVAYVIKLIATTVNGCVDSTTFEYTPRSCDSSDCYTMTDTIWCNLDGTYSFQISVENMNAVQSASIMLNNFTSPFMVNGLSYYYQFLNLPPNSSSGWFPATPLILSLPPNTPVPTEFCLHSIVIYGDTCCYDSICIPIPNCVPCDNISISSTAEDSSCCKTVSLYNNYNGGYFSGIQVTPITVGATIGSTYLGGAYTGSWNSPLNNASTVIYKPNAGFIPTGNTTGLFTMCLSLAPGTPSPQIVVLNWLTPNALGDDSIACTDTLKFYCISEPINPCGTVEDTIICLGNGTYQYSFTLTNNSANAISQAVIDYLNPTGVLNSFPLVFNYPPLAPGGTYTQTFTFNTALPAGSVVCFHITLLDSIGCCCHAVDTVCFTIPDCEVTCACGHWDDIFDIHLSPVPAGSPSDLLIECGAALTNLEPGVTISFTSPMYFCTGNDATCTSNITWNIPGASPSSGTGLPVFTLNTAGTYTLKLYASCGGSVCDSCTISFVVTNPCSCGQWLPFTSDVTVNGSTSTGLSMACGAHFDGVLTGSTYNFTSGGFSCNGVAAVCQSQVTWSMPGASPSSGTGLPVFTFNTAGTYTLTMYGYCGGNLCDSCSMTFFVSENCNCGSWNPFTITTSNVSYINQPCGGIYNSKLGFPITVNGNYACQGGADCSATYSWVINKGAVFFMSGTSMPIVFNPSAAGSYTVTINATCNGVSCGSCTFTFKLKSPAPSPQIGALSNSEKEAPAIVQLKATPNPTRGAVTLHFVSPASESGTISWFDELGNIRKQLITSWEGTETDIEMNVSDLAEGIYLVRFNGTSSSGFTKVVVFR; translated from the coding sequence ATGAAAAAAGTTTTCCTCCGTCTTGTAACTTCCTTTATCGTATTGTTAGCAGTTCCGCAATTCTGTGCTGCCCAACTGGACGTCAAGATCACGCAGAATCCGACCTATCCCTGTGATATTGATACCTCTTCTGGTACCGGCGGCGGACCGGATTGTATTCATGTCTGTCTTGGTGATACCGTTGCATATACCACTGATGGACAAGGCCAATTTCACTGGGAACTCTCGGGCAATGGAACGATTATCAGCGGGCAGGGAACTCAAACCGTTGTAGTGGTCTGGAATTCACCGGGAACCTATCAGGTAATGGTGATAATCCAGGGCCCTGACGGGAATCCGAAAGTTTATCATTTATGCGTAATTGTAGAACAGCCTCCTACTGCAGTTATTGGTTTCGATGCAGGACTTACTATTCAAAACGGTTGCATAAAAATTTGTAATAACACTACCATTAACTTCAACAGTACTGGTTCCTACGCAAATATTTTAAGCAGCGACTGGGATTTCGGAGATGGATTTACAACGTCCACTACCGGCACCACAGTGAGTCACACTTACACGACTCCTGGCAATTACATAGTTACACTTACTGTTCACAGCGCCTGCTGTACAGGCACTGTACAATATTGCGTAAATGTTGATCCGGCAACAGGCCCAGATATTTTTTGTATCACACCGGTGTGCGGAGGAACTGAAGGAGTTAAGTATTGCACCGGTGCAGTTTGCGGGACTTACAATTGGTCAATTCTTGGCGGCACAGGCACAATTCAGGGACCTAATAATACAAACTGCGTACTGGTAAATTGGGGCGCCGGTCCGGTAGGAACTCTCTCACTCGCCACAACACTGTGCACGCCGGCAACATGTCCGGTGGCCACTGTTGCCACCGTTCCCATAATGCCAAACGGAGGATTTATTATTGGCGGCCCTCAACTGGTTTGTGCACCATCTGTACATTCGTATTCGGCGCCTGTAATTCCTGGAGCACAATACACATGGACATTATTTGAACCATGCGGCAGCACCACCACCACGCTTCCAACCAACGCACCACCGTACATACAGAATATTACATTTCCTTGTTTGGGACAATATATTCTCACCTGCCATATGAGCAATGATTTGCTTGATTGTGTAGGGGACACTTCCATAATTATCAATGCAGTGGGAAGTTTTAGTATTTCAGGTCCTGATACTATTTGTGAAAATTCAACAGTGAGCTTTACTTCATTACCATTTAATTGCGATTGGAATATTCCATCAGTAGGTTCAGCAACAAATTCTAACAATCCTTCCTTTACATTTTCCACTGCTGGTACTTACACCGTTACTGCAACACCTGCTTTTCCCAATGTTGCCTGTAATTCACCACAAACATTAACGGTTGTTGTGCTGGCCGCTCCAACGCAGGCCACTATTTCTCCCAATCCAACTGTTTGTCCAGGCACACCTTACACTTATACTGCTTCCGGTTCGGGGCCTGGTGTTACTTACAATTGGTCTTCAACAGGCGGAATTACTTTTAATAATGCTACCGCGAATCCGGTTTCAGCAAATATTCCGAATATCTTTTCTTCCGGAACAATTACGGTAACACCGGTTAACTCAGCAGGGTGCGCCGGAATTCCCACCACAATTACTGTAAATGGATATGCAACTCCTACACCCACGATTACCGGCCCTTCAGCTGCCTGTCCGGATGTGAATACCACTTACAACATTTCACTTTCTTATCCCGGCGTGTCAAACGTCAATATCACCATCAATCCTGCAAATGCCGGCGTGATCGTAAACCAGACTTTGACAACGGTTGATATCAAATGGTTTGTGATAGTTCCTCCAACAGCAACTATCACCATATCAGAAACCATTTGTGGTAACCTCACCGGCACTTTCACTACACCAACCATAAACATATTGCCATTGCCCACTCCAACCGCTGCTGCTTCCGGTGGTTGTGTTGGTACCAATGTGAGTCTTACAGCTACAGGCGGTACAGGTTACGCATGGTATCTGGCAACAGGTGGAGCTTCCATTGGATCAGGAAGTCCATTGTCCACTCCTTATGTTGCTCCTGGAAATTATTATGTGGTGGCAACCGGTGCTAACGGCTGTACGAAAATCGCCTATGCATTGGCAGCAGAATTTCCCGGACCTACTGTTTCTAATCCTTTGGGCCCCACTACCGGATCATGTGATCCGCTTACCGGACTCTTTAGTCCTGCTGTAACGCTACAAACTGCAAATGGTCCTTATACCTTTTCATGGTCGAACGGCGGTACGAATTTCTCAACTACGGTAACCACACCCGGAACTTATTCGGTTACAGTAACTACTGCTAACGGTTGTACAAAAACACAATCTCATACCATACTTTGCGGATGCGCAGTACCCTGTCCAACCTGTGTTGACGGAGGAACCTGTGATCTCGTAACCGGAAATCTTTTGTCACCTACAACGCTCACCTCACCGGCAGCAGGTAGTTATTCATGGAGCCCCGGCGGACAAACAACTCAAACCATCAGTACAATTGTTCCCGGTTTATATTCAGTTACTGTACCTAATCCGGGTAACCTCGCTTGTCCTACTTCTACCACTTCATTTTATGTGCATTGCACAAACGATGTTTGTCCATACAGTGGCAATCCTGTTTGTACAGCAAATACTCCAATCGTATCGCAAGGCAATCCTAATTGCAATGATTTCACATTTACTACCAATAGCAACTGCGCTGGAACAGCGGTCTGGAGTTTTGGAGATGGCTCACCAGGTGCATCAGGAAATACGGTAACCCATACCTATTCACAGATAGGTACTTACCAGGTGTGTTACACTTTCGGAGGAAATGGGCCTTGTGATCCGGGAGCAACAGCATGTACTAGTATTACAGTGCCTGTAGCTGCTAACTTCAGCACTTTGGTGAATTGTAACATGGTACAATTTACCGATCTCACCAACTTCTTTTCCGGCTCTATCAGTGGTTGGCTCTGGCAATTCGGAGATCCGGCAAACAGCACTTCAACCTTACAAAATCCTTCCTTCACGTATTTAAATGGTGGCACTTACAATGTTACACTTACTGCAACTGTTGGTCTGTGTCAGGCAAAAATTACAATTCCCGTAACCGTTGTAGGACCAATTATCACAACAAGCATAGTAACAAGTGCCTGCAATGCGCCTGTGCAATTTACCGCGGCTGACAACGGTTCAAATCCACCTGTGGTAAGCTGGAGCTGGAATTTCGGTGACGGAACATTTTCAACCGATTCAAGTCCATCACACACCTTCCCTCCTCCCGGCCCGCTTTCTTACACTGTAACAGTAACAGCAACAAGCGGAGCAGGATGCAGCACAACTGCTTCCGGAACGGTGACTATTAATCCGCCACCAGCACCCTTCAACCTCATTTACACTTCACCGGGTTGTGGTAATGTACTGCTTGATGCAGGTGCAGGATATACTTCCTATCAATGGTACATGAGCGGAACAGCGATCAGTGGACAAACCAATCAAACATACACTGCTATTGCTTCAGGAAATTACTATTGCGTGGTAACAGACCTCAATGGTTGTATCATACAAAGCAATACGGCAAGTATTGTCGTGAATCCACTACCCGTTATTGTTCTTACGGCAAGTCCACAGCCCTTATGTACGGGCCAGGTAATTACACTCAACTCGGGACTTGGTGCTGGTTACAATGTTAAGTGGTTTGATAATTTGTTTGCACTTCTGTTTACCGGTTCCACTTATTCACCTGGCATGCTGCCTGCGGGAACCTATACTTACAATGTTATTGCCGTGGACAATGCAACAGGATGCCAGTCAAATGCTGCAATAACTATCACCATCAATCCTGCACCTACAGTTACCATTTCCAATTCAAATCCAGCCGGCATTTGCGCGCCGAGTGCGGTAACACTTACCGCTACAGGTCTTCCGGCATCTGTAACTTATGCTTGGAGCAATGGAGCGATCACACCGGTGATCAATGTGTACAGCAGCGGTCTTTATACGGTCGTTGTTACCGATCCTGCCAGCGGTTGTACTGCATCAGCAGTTGATAATGTGATCATCTTCCCATTGCCTGATCTTAGCTTGTTGCCCATTGGTTGCGACTCAGGTTGTATCAATCCGTTAGCTGATACGATTCATGGTCCTCCCGGAATGAGCATGTATGACTGGCAAATCAACGGCGTGAATGTCAGCAATCTTCAGGATCTTGGATTGAATCCAGGCAACTTGCCCAACTACGGAGTGGCTTACGTAATAAAACTGATTGCCACTACCGTGAATGGATGTGTAGACAGCACCACCTTTGAATACACGCCGAGAAGCTGCGACTCCTCAGATTGTTATACCATGACGGATACCATCTGGTGTAATCTGGATGGCACCTATTCCTTTCAGATTTCAGTTGAGAATATGAATGCAGTACAGTCAGCATCCATCATGCTCAATAATTTTACTTCACCCTTCATGGTAAATGGGTTGAGCTATTATTACCAGTTTCTTAACCTTCCACCAAATAGCTCGAGTGGATGGTTCCCGGCAACACCATTGATATTAAGTTTACCACCAAACACACCGGTGCCAACTGAATTCTGTTTGCATTCGATTGTAATCTATGGCGATACCTGTTGCTATGATTCCATCTGCATACCTATTCCGAATTGTGTGCCATGCGATAACATCAGCATCAGTTCTACAGCAGAAGATTCTTCCTGTTGCAAAACTGTTTCGTTGTACAACAATTACAATGGCGGTTATTTTTCAGGAATACAGGTTACTCCTATTACGGTGGGTGCAACCATCGGTTCTACTTACTTAGGTGGTGCCTATACAGGATCATGGAATTCACCGCTGAACAATGCATCAACGGTAATTTATAAACCCAATGCAGGATTCATTCCTACCGGGAATACTACCGGACTCTTTACGATGTGTCTTTCCCTTGCACCGGGAACTCCATCACCACAGATTGTTGTGTTGAACTGGCTGACGCCAAATGCTCTGGGAGATGACAGCATCGCCTGTACTGACACGTTGAAATTCTACTGCATATCAGAACCAATTAATCCATGTGGTACGGTAGAAGACACCATTATCTGCCTTGGTAATGGTACGTATCAATATAGTTTCACGCTTACTAATAACAGTGCGAATGCAATCAGCCAGGCAGTGATTGATTATCTGAATCCAACAGGAGTACTCAACAGCTTCCCATTGGTATTCAACTATCCGCCACTTGCACCAGGCGGCACTTACACGCAAACATTTACATTCAACACAGCGTTGCCTGCAGGTTCTGTTGTTTGCTTTCATATCACATTGCTTGATAGCATAGGATGTTGCTGCCACGCCGTAGATACTGTGTGCTTCACTATTCCCGATTGCGAAGTTACCTGTGCCTGTGGCCATTGGGATGATATTTTTGATATCCATCTGTCTCCTGTTCCTGCAGGTTCTCCAAGTGATTTACTCATTGAATGTGGTGCTGCACTCACCAACCTCGAACCGGGAGTTACCATCAGCTTTACTTCACCAATGTATTTCTGCACTGGAAATGACGCGACGTGTACTTCCAATATCACCTGGAACATTCCAGGCGCATCTCCTTCTTCGGGAACAGGATTGCCTGTCTTCACATTAAATACTGCAGGCACTTATACACTAAAATTGTATGCGTCCTGCGGTGGAAGTGTTTGCGATTCCTGTACCATCAGTTTTGTTGTAACTAATCCTTGTTCTTGCGGTCAATGGCTGCCATTTACTTCTGACGTTACCGTAAATGGAAGCACCAGCACAGGATTGAGCATGGCTTGCGGTGCTCACTTTGATGGAGTGCTTACTGGAAGCACTTATAACTTCACCTCAGGTGGATTTAGTTGTAATGGTGTGGCGGCAGTTTGCCAATCGCAAGTTACCTGGAGTATGCCGGGAGCCTCACCTTCTTCGGGAACCGGACTTCCTGTATTCACATTTAACACTGCAGGCACTTACACGCTTACGATGTATGGTTATTGCGGCGGTAATTTGTGCGACAGTTGCTCGATGACTTTCTTTGTATCTGAAAATTGCAACTGCGGTTCGTGGAATCCGTTTACAATCACCACCAGCAATGTTTCCTATATCAACCAGCCGTGCGGTGGCATCTACAATTCCAAGTTAGGATTTCCAATTACTGTCAATGGCAATTACGCCTGTCAGGGTGGAGCCGATTGTTCCGCAACATACAGTTGGGTAATAAACAAAGGAGCAGTGTTTTTCATGAGTGGCACTTCAATGCCAATCGTATTTAATCCATCTGCCGCAGGAAGTTACACTGTTACGATCAACGCAACGTGCAATGGTGTGAGTTGTGGAAGTTGCACATTTACGTTTAAATTGAAGAGTCCGGCGCCTTCACCTCAAATCGGTGCTCTATCGAACAGTGAAAAAGAGGCTCCCGCGATTGTGCAGTTGAAAGCAACGCCTAATCCGACAAGAGGGGCAGTCACTTTACATTTTGTCTCACCTGCCTCTGAAAGTGGCACTATTAGCTGGTTCGATGAATTGGGAAATATCCGGAAGCAATTGATCACATCATGGGAAGGTACCGAAACGGATATTGAGATGAACGTGAGTGATCTTGCAGAAGGAATTTATTTAGTGCGGTTCAACGGAACCAGTAGCAGCGGATTTACCAAGGTGGTAGTCTTCCGTTGA
- the tnpA gene encoding IS200/IS605 family transposase — protein sequence MSQSLVKNYLHIVFSTKYRQELIYPPVEQELHAYLGGVCKSLECHPIKVGGYTDHIHILCMLSKKIALMKLLEEVKSHSSKWIKTKGSNYSNFYWQDGYGAFSVNPSDIDRVIKYITNQKAHHSKKTFQDEYRAMLKRYEVEYDERYVWD from the coding sequence ATGAGCCAATCTCTGGTAAAAAACTATCTCCACATCGTCTTCAGCACTAAATATCGTCAGGAACTCATCTATCCTCCGGTTGAACAAGAACTGCATGCATACTTAGGAGGGGTCTGCAAAAGCCTGGAATGCCATCCAATAAAAGTGGGCGGCTATACAGATCACATACACATTCTTTGTATGCTGTCCAAAAAAATAGCACTCATGAAATTACTCGAAGAAGTAAAATCACACTCTTCAAAATGGATCAAGACTAAGGGATCTAATTATAGTAATTTTTACTGGCAAGATGGATATGGTGCATTCTCGGTAAATCCTTCAGATATTGATAGGGTTATTAAATATATTACAAATCAAAAAGCGCATCATAGTAAAAAAACTTTTCAGGATGAATATCGTGCCATGCTTAAAAGGTATGAGGTAGAATATGATGAACGGTATGTTTGGGATTAG